aatatgagcGTATCTTAGCATAACTGAATATTTACCCTATTTTGTTTGACAAAATCACGGGAACTTTAGTGATAAAAGTGATAAATCACATGAATCAAAAGTGGCTTTTTGCCTTTTATTTATCAATAGTAAGTTTCTTCAAGGTTAATTATACTAATTAAACATTGTAAGCTAGATTAGCATATCATTAAGAGTGTTGTCTATAAGTTACTTGAGAACCATAGCTGCCGCGCGCCATGACCCAATGGTCTTCTTAGTCATGCTTGCACCACATAAGCTGCAaatcaccaaaaatgaaaaaaatttaacagcAGCAAAATCAAGAATTACACAAGCTAAGCAGCCGGGACTGAATTTTAAAGTCAGATTAAATTGGCCATCGTAAATTGTTAAACTACGAATCTGAACCGTTAATTAAGTTAGTAGGCATAATAAAATGCAGATGACATACATACCTCCGCACTTGTAACCCTTAGGACGTCCAGCAATTTTGCAGCGTTTAGGAATGGTGGCGGCAACTACGGGGTTGATCCCAAGGCTCTTGGCTTCTTTAGAAAGGATGATGGCACAAAGGCAGCTTGTGCGGACCTTCTGTATCAGTCCACAGCACTTGGGAGGAACCTCCACGTTCTTATCCTGTCCGGCGGGTGCACAAGATGCTAGCTTGTAGATAAGCACCTCCGGGTCCAGCTGCCCGCACTCCCCAGCCCCCTCCACCCCCTCAATTTCGAACCCCCAATTATTGCCTACAATTGCAAACAAACCCACCATCCACATGTACCTCAATATTAAGCCTCCtcccatttttttctttctacaaTTCTTCTCCTAATGCATGA
The Prunus dulcis chromosome 2, ALMONDv2, whole genome shotgun sequence DNA segment above includes these coding regions:
- the LOC117619832 gene encoding putative lipid-transfer protein DIR1, which gives rise to MGGGLILRYMWMVGLFAIVGNNWGFEIEGVEGAGECGQLDPEVLIYKLASCAPAGQDKNVEVPPKCCGLIQKVRTSCLCAIILSKEAKSLGINPVVAATIPKRCKIAGRPKGYKCGAYVVQA